The Leptospira kirschneri serovar Cynopteri str. 3522 CT genome includes the window CAAAACTCGAACATCCAAAGGATTTTGGATCGCTTTTGTTAAATCCCTATAAGTTCCTGGTTCTTCTGCTTGCACAAAAGTAAAGGAACAAAAAAGAAACAAAGAAAAGAGGAATACTTTTTGTAAATCAGTTTGTGTTGAATTCATTGTTCGTTTTTCAGAATTAGTTGCTTTTAATCAGAGTTAGTTTTAGTTCGCTTTTATAGAAGTTGAATCTACGTTCGTCAATTAAAATCAATCTCAAAAGAAATTGAATTCTCTTCGATTTAAAGAGTCAAAAGTATTTCAGTTTAAATCAGAACGTTCTATCCTTTGAAAAAGAAATATTATTCAAAGTAAATTTGGCATTTTGGAAGTAGTTTTCGAATCCTTTCTTTTTCTTCGGATGAGAGTTGATTATCTATTAAATACAACTCTTGCAAATTCTGTAGTTGTCCGATTCCCTCTGGAAGAGTTGTAAGTTGGTTAGTATTCAATTCCAACACTTGTAAGTTCTTCAGCTGTCCAATTTCCTTAGGAAGAGTAGTGAGTTGGTTAGAACCCAAATCCAAAACTTGCAAGTTCTTCAATTGCTCGATTTCCTTAGGAAAAGTTGTAAGTTGGTTATAACTCAAATCCAACGATTTCAAATTCTGTAGTTGTTCAATGTCTTTAGAAAGAGTAGTGAGTCGGTTAGAACGCAAATACAACGTTTGCAAGTTCTTTAATTGTCCGATTTCGTTAGGAAGAATTGTGAGTTGGTTAGAACCCAAATACAAATCTTGCAAATTCTGTAGTTGTCCAATTTCGTTAGGAAGAGTTGTGAGTCGGTTAGTACTCAAAGACAAATCTTGCAACTTTTGTAGTTGTCCAATTTCGGTAGGAAGAGTCGTAAGTTGGTTATCTCTCAAATACAGTTCTTGCAAATTCTGTAGTTGCCTAATTTCTTTAGGAAGAGTCTTGAGTTGGTTATAACTCAAATACAACCGTTGTAAATCCTTCAATTGTTCGATTTCATTAGGAAGAGTCTCGAGTTGGTTATGAATCAACTCCAACACTCGCAAATTCTGTAATTGCCCAATTTCCTTAGGAAGTGTTTTAAGTTGGTTATAACTCAAATACAACCGTTGTAAATTTTTCAATTGTTCGATTTCATTAGGAAGAGTCTTGAGTTTTTGTTGACTCAAATCCAAAACTCGAACATCCAAAGGATTTTGGATCGCTTCTGTTAAATCCATGTAAGTTTTTGGTTCTTCTGCTTGCACAAAAGTAAAGGAACAAAAAAGAAACAAAGAAAAGAGGAATACTTTTCGTAAATCAGTTTGTGTTGAATTCATCGTTCGTTTTTCCGAATTAGTTGCTTTTAATCAGAGTTAGTTTTAGTTCGCTTTTATAGAAGTTGAATCTATGTTCGTCATTTAAAATCTTAAAGAGAATCTAACTCTCTTTGATTTAAATCAGGACGTTCTATCCTATGAAAAAGAAATATTATTCAAAGTAAATTTGGCACTTCGGAAGAAGTTTTCGAATCCTTTCTTTTTCTTCGGATGAGAATTGATTATCTATTAAATACAACTCTTGCAAGTTCTGTAGTTGTCCAATTTCTTTTGGAATAGTTGTAAGTTGGTTATGCCTCAAAAGTAACTCTCGCAAGTTCTTCAATTGCCCTATTTCCTTAGAAAGAGTTGTGAGTTGGTTAGCATCTAAATTCAACTGTTGTAAATTTTTCAGTTGTCCAATTTCATTTGGAAGAATTGTGAGTCGATTATTATTCAAATTCAACTGTTGTAAATTCTTTAGTTGCCCGATTTCTTTAGGAAGAGTTGTAAGTTGGTTATCTCTCAAATACAACTCTTGCAAATTTTGTAGTTGTCCGATTTCTTTAGGAAGAGTCGTGAGTTGATTATTAAACAAATACAACGCTCGCAAATTTTGTAATTGTCCAATTTCTTTAGGAAGTGTTGTAAGGTGGTTATAATCCAGAATCAACCATTGTAAATTTTGTAGTTGCTTGATTTCTTTAGGAAGGTTTTTGAGTTGATTATAGGTTAAATTCAAACTTTGCAAATTCTTTAGTTGTCCGATTACTTTTGGAAAAGCTCCGAGTGGATTTTCATCCAAATTCAAATCATACAAATTCTTTAATTGTCCAATTTCTTTTGGAAGAGTTGTGAGTTTTTGACCATTCAAATCCAAAACTCGAACATCCAAAGGATTTTGAATCGCTTCTGTTAAATCCAAGTAAGTTTTTGGTTCTACTTTTTCCGTTTGAGTCTCGCAAGAAAGATAAATGAGAAACAGAAAGTAAATTGTTATTTTTTGTAAGTGAATCAACGTTATGCGGAAGTTCATAAAGGTTATCCGGACTGAAATTTATTTAAATTGAAAGATAAGTTTCTAAATAAAAATAAAAAGTCATTCAATTTAAACGTTCTTTTATAAATTTCTGTTTGTTTAAAGTTAAAATTGATTCCGGATTTTCTTTTTTAATAAGATTGAATTTTAAATTCTAATAATCTTTTTCTAATTCTTTTTGAATTTCAAAGAGAACAAAAATTCATTGACTAAAGTAAATGGCGTATTACATCTGTGATACAAGAGGTGTTTTTATGATTAGCCTTCGATTACCGCCGGAATTGGAAAAGAAATTATCGGAAGTCGCCAAATTTGAAAATAAAAGCAAATCGGAAATAATTAAAGAGTCTTTAATCTATTATATTGATAACTTTGCTCAAAAACCATCAGCCTATGAATTAGGTAAAAAATATTTTGGCCAATATAAAAGTGGGATTTCGGATAAATCGATAAATCATCAAACGTATATTAAAGACGCACTATTGAAAAAACAAAAAGCCAAATGATAAAAGTAATTATCGATACCGGTCCAATTGTAGCTTTTTTCGATGAGTCTGATATTTACTGTAGTGAAATAAGATCCTTTCTTAAAAATTTTAAAGGACGATTGGTTACGACTTTAGCAGTTGTAACAGAAGTTTCATATTTGTTATCTGACAATAAAAAAGTTCAGAGTTCATTTATCGAATGGGTGAAAGACGGAGCAATTATAATTTTAAACCAAGATAATGAACATTTTCCGTTGATCCATCATCACATGGAAAAATATTCGGATCGACCGATGGATTTTGCAGATGCTTCTCTTATTAGTCTTTCTGAAATTTATGGAA containing:
- a CDS encoding leucine-rich repeat domain-containing protein, which codes for MNFRITLIHLQKITIYFLFLIYLSCETQTEKVEPKTYLDLTEAIQNPLDVRVLDLNGQKLTTLPKEIGQLKNLYDLNLDENPLGAFPKVIGQLKNLQSLNLTYNQLKNLPKEIKQLQNLQWLILDYNHLTTLPKEIGQLQNLRALYLFNNQLTTLPKEIGQLQNLQELYLRDNQLTTLPKEIGQLKNLQQLNLNNNRLTILPNEIGQLKNLQQLNLDANQLTTLSKEIGQLKNLRELLLRHNQLTTIPKEIGQLQNLQELYLIDNQFSSEEKERIRKLLPKCQIYFE
- a CDS encoding type II toxin-antitoxin system VapC family toxin encodes the protein MIKVIIDTGPIVAFFDESDIYCSEIRSFLKNFKGRLVTTLAVVTEVSYLLSDNKKVQSSFIEWVKDGAIIILNQDNEHFPLIHHHMEKYSDRPMDFADASLISLSEIYGIKDILTLDSDFLFYKTKKGKALNIINPKMIKA
- a CDS encoding ribbon-helix-helix protein, CopG family; translated protein: MISLRLPPELEKKLSEVAKFENKSKSEIIKESLIYYIDNFAQKPSAYELGKKYFGQYKSGISDKSINHQTYIKDALLKKQKAK
- a CDS encoding leucine-rich repeat domain-containing protein, whose amino-acid sequence is MNSTQTDLRKVFLFSLFLFCSFTFVQAEEPKTYMDLTEAIQNPLDVRVLDLSQQKLKTLPNEIEQLKNLQRLYLSYNQLKTLPKEIGQLQNLRVLELIHNQLETLPNEIEQLKDLQRLYLSYNQLKTLPKEIRQLQNLQELYLRDNQLTTLPTEIGQLQKLQDLSLSTNRLTTLPNEIGQLQNLQDLYLGSNQLTILPNEIGQLKNLQTLYLRSNRLTTLSKDIEQLQNLKSLDLSYNQLTTFPKEIEQLKNLQVLDLGSNQLTTLPKEIGQLKNLQVLELNTNQLTTLPEGIGQLQNLQELYLIDNQLSSEEKERIRKLLPKCQIYFE